The following are from one region of the Betta splendens chromosome 15, fBetSpl5.4, whole genome shotgun sequence genome:
- the LOC114842214 gene encoding uncharacterized protein LOC114842214 yields MDAAILAQLSEALQAMFPSVLTSKRGVDKNVVRLLRDRTEGNTMIKVWRQIQENHHEEYLHRKDLYTTLLMTVAEPGGIVSALRHRFQAPPPPRELPSAPLLRHAFLLAEANNVQDYRNQILSTFGTVLKMDSTKKVVKKLSGEGHGSAQWFTSIANEFSQIVTFVLTCEESTVKLAPMCSGVIQRFRLANQPVPKILYVDHGCCRAQGPTAVETLFEAWVNRGMVVRLDIFHWIHRFDAAIRTDSHSKYAAFKSALAGAVLAYNCTDLDLLIKAVRAKHNRLKTLSDEDIVRDHISRDHLNYHVRRVTLGAQETFRLIHMAIEELKGSAELDESGMPLMTCGQASSDTWSASRIHQT; encoded by the exons ATGGATGCTGCTATTCTGGCACAGCTGAGCGAAGCCCTTCAAGCCATGTTTCCTTCTGTTCTCACTAGCAA ACGTGGCGTGGACAAAAACGTTGTGCGTCTTCTGCGTGACAGGACTGAAGGGAACACAATGATCAAAGTGTGGCGGCAGATCCAGGAAAATCATCACGAAGAGTACCTTCACCGCAAGGATCTGTACACCACGCTGCTCATGACTGTGGCAGAACCCGGAGgaattgtttctgcattgaggcacaggttccaggctccacctcctccaagaGAGCTGCCTTCTGCCCCACTTTTGCGCCACGCCTTTCTTCTAGCTGAGGCCAATAATGTCCAGGACTACCGGAACCAGATCCTTTCCACTTTTGGCACAGTGTTAAAAATGGATTCCACCAAGAAA GTGGTGAAGAAACTGTCTGGAGAGGGCCATGGCTCAGCTCAGTGGTTCACCAGTATTGCCAATGAATTCTCCCAAATAGTGACCTTTGTGTTGACCTGTGAGGAGTCCACAGTGAAGCTGGCACCAATGTGCAGTGGAGTCATACAAAGGTTCCGACTGGCTAATCAACCGGTCCCCAAAATTTTGTATGTGGACCATGGGTGTTGTCGTGCACAAGGTCCAACAGCTGTTGAGACTCTGTTTGAGGCTTGGGTGAACAGGGGAATGGTTGTGCGTTTAGACATCTTCCACTGGATTCACCGATTTGACGCAGCCATTCGAACAGACAGTCACTCTAAGTACGCTGCCTTTAAGTCTGCGCTGGCTGGCGCTGTCCTGGCCTACAACTGCACTGACCTGGACCTACTCATCAAGGCTGTCAGGGCCAAGCACAACAGGTTGAAGACTCTGTCTGATGAGGACATTGTCCGAGACCACATTTCTAGGGACCACCTCAACTACCATGTGCGAAGGGTCACGCTCGGGGCGCAGGAAACATTCCGGCTCATCCACATGGCGATTGAAGAGTTAAAGGGTTCGGCTGAGCTGGATGAAAGCGGG ATGCCATTGATGACATGTGGGCAAGCCAGCAGCGACACTTGGAGTGCATCCAGGATCCACCAGACATGA
- the LOC129603041 gene encoding tumor protein 63-like isoform X1 gives MCNSSCMGGMNRRPILTILTLETSDGQLLGRRCFEVRVCACPGRDRKTEEANSAKLQTGAKQVKKRKSAPATDPDMCKRKSGSSTDEEEVLMLPVKGRERYNMLKKINDALELAEKELKTKPGLLRNCCRPVESASCKKQNEATATSCNLPSFNRHVRVMFSVASWPTSLSRRLHDHRVQMNCATPAPCTSPSLVLPGSGATPAHGTSPSLVLPGSGATPAHGTSPSLVLPGSGATPAPCTSPSGVLPGSGATPFFLFFIFFPSPFLPFTSTRATGPLMMNMMMMTNMMMMMMMMQADSCVQGLTILNEK, from the exons atgtgcaacagctcctgcatgggaggcatgaaccgcagacccatcctcaccatcctgacccttgagacttcaga cggacaacttttgggccgaagatgcttcgaggtgcgtgtctgcgcgtgtcccggcagggatcgtaaaacagaggaggcaaatagtgccaaacttcagacaggggccaaacaagtgaagaaaagaa aaagtgccccagcaacagatcctgatatgtgcaaaaggaagtctggctcaagcacagacgaggaggaagtacttatgttgcca gttaaaggccgtgagcgctataacatgttaaaaaagataaatgatgcattagaactggctgaaaaagagc taaaaacaaaaccagggcttctaaggaactgctgccgtccagtggaaagcgcgtcttgcaaaaagcagaacgaagcgacagcgactagttgcaatctgccttcttttaaccgccatgtacga gttatgttcagtgttgcttcctggccaacatccctcagcaggaggctgcacgatcatcgagttcagatgaactgcgcgaccccagccccctgtacctccccatccctcgtcctgccggggtccggcgcgaccccagcccacggaacctccccgtccctcgtcctgccggggtccggcgcgaccccagcccacggaacctccccgtccctcgtcctgccggggtccggcgcgaccccagccccctgtacctccccgtcaggcgtcttgccggggtccggcgcgaccccattttttttgttttttattttttttccttctcctttcctcccctttacctccacccgtgccacaggcccactgatgatgaacatgatgatgatgacgaacatgatgatgatgatgatgatgatgcaagcagacagctgcgtgcaagggctgaccattttaaacgaaaaataa
- the LOC129603041 gene encoding tumor protein 63-like isoform X2: MCNSSCMGGMNRRPILTILTLETSDGQLLGRRCFEVRVCACPGRDRKTEEANSAKLQTGAKQVKKRKSAPATDPDMCKRKSGSSTDEEEVLMLPVKGRERYNMLKKINDALELAEKELKTKPGLLRNCCRPVESASCKKQNEATATSCNLPSFNRHVMFSVASWPTSLSRRLHDHRVQMNCATPAPCTSPSLVLPGSGATPAHGTSPSLVLPGSGATPAHGTSPSLVLPGSGATPAPCTSPSGVLPGSGATPFFLFFIFFPSPFLPFTSTRATGPLMMNMMMMTNMMMMMMMMQADSCVQGLTILNEK, from the exons atgtgcaacagctcctgcatgggaggcatgaaccgcagacccatcctcaccatcctgacccttgagacttcaga cggacaacttttgggccgaagatgcttcgaggtgcgtgtctgcgcgtgtcccggcagggatcgtaaaacagaggaggcaaatagtgccaaacttcagacaggggccaaacaagtgaagaaaagaa aaagtgccccagcaacagatcctgatatgtgcaaaaggaagtctggctcaagcacagacgaggaggaagtacttatgttgcca gttaaaggccgtgagcgctataacatgttaaaaaagataaatgatgcattagaactggctgaaaaagagc taaaaacaaaaccagggcttctaaggaactgctgccgtccagtggaaagcgcgtcttgcaaaaagcagaacgaagcgacagcgactagttgcaatctgccttcttttaaccgccat gttatgttcagtgttgcttcctggccaacatccctcagcaggaggctgcacgatcatcgagttcagatgaactgcgcgaccccagccccctgtacctccccatccctcgtcctgccggggtccggcgcgaccccagcccacggaacctccccgtccctcgtcctgccggggtccggcgcgaccccagcccacggaacctccccgtccctcgtcctgccggggtccggcgcgaccccagccccctgtacctccccgtcaggcgtcttgccggggtccggcgcgaccccattttttttgttttttattttttttccttctcctttcctcccctttacctccacccgtgccacaggcccactgatgatgaacatgatgatgatgacgaacatgatgatgatgatgatgatgatgcaagcagacagctgcgtgcaagggctgaccattttaaacgaaaaataa